One segment of Anopheles stephensi strain Indian chromosome 3, UCI_ANSTEP_V1.0, whole genome shotgun sequence DNA contains the following:
- the LOC118514687 gene encoding CD109 antigen-like isoform X9 has translation MRRTTVPGQDVQVRVLWTSSTPLLVCLVLSAVFVTGSQANGHYSIVGAKLLRPNSEYHVAVTNQDVSEPIRFSLAITDASNVIEKQEITLNTGETRLVPFVIGDIPESSYKLVAEGLSGLTFKNETDLEYQQKSFSVFVQTDKSIYKPGDTVRFRVLVLDPNTKPLPKADSINVHINDAKANRIKQWKEGKLVKGVFESELTLSTAPVLGAWTINVEVLGTKHNKVFEVDEYVLPKFEVTVESPGITTFKDGKVKAIIRSKYTYGKPVKGEATVSASPEFQFHYVQPFAKDVITRKVVPIDGKGSVEFDLREELRLEGDYTRNIVIEAVVEEELTGRKQNASAKVMIYDRRYKMELIKSDDNFKPGLPYTAWLKVTYQDGAPVQDQTNPVEVKQSTYESTQFLRNYTLDQNGMAKLEINTDVNSTYINVVGVYLGQEFYLSGISKADSDVDSYIRARVLTEMPLVGSDVVVEVSATAPMKFFTYQLLGRGDVLLSNTVAVPESKTHKFKFPATFAMVPRAKLVVFYIAPNGDMVSDSKVITFDSELQNFMKVSLSKDQTKPGQDVEISISTNPDSYVGLLGVDQSVLLLKSGNDITKEQVFSELEKYEERSYGYYRRKKRFAWNPHIEHQDFNTVGAFVLSNANDPPPLISPEIAFPEAVAFASPSLGTSSALPIADGPTVRKDFPESWIWYSAAEEGFSGEKTLQKKVPDTITSWIITGFSVNPVYGLGLTQQPRKLKVFLPFFVSTNLPYSVKRGEVVAIPIVVFNYMEDDQTAEVVLHNDEQEFEFADVENEVVESSKVELFRQKRLDIASNTGKSVSFMVKPKKLGHITIKVTAKTKIAGDAVERQLLVEPEGLPQFINKAAFIDLRAVPEATKTFEVEIPKNAVPDSTRIEVAVIGDVMGSTIQNLDSLIRMPYGCGEQNMLNFVPNIVVLDYLKATNKLTANIEAKAKKFMEAGYQRELSYKHQDGSFSAFGESDKSGSTWLTAFVARSFKQAANHITIDEKVIDKSLEWLSDHQAPNGSFPEVGVVSHKDMQGGSGSGVALTAYTLIAFLENINLVDKYKNTINKAIDYVYRNTESLDDTYALALAAYALQLADHSSKQLILSKLDAKATTDSDSKWWHKPIPEVEQKNPWYSRPNSVNVEMSAYGLLAFLEAGLDTDALPIMKWLIGQRNDKGGFQSTQDTVVGLQALAKLAAKITSPNNDVAIVAKINENQEKRMSVNAENGMILQKFELPSAARNIEIKATGSGFAVVQLSYKYNMNVTGEWPRFVLDPQVNANTNPDHLHLSVCASFVPSAGQNVSNMAVMEVGFPSGFTADSDTLPSLENMPFIKKVETKDGDTTVVLYFDSLDQRELCPTISAFRTHKVAKQKPAPVVIYDYYDNSRIARQFYEGPKASLCDICENEDCSEACSIKSQKQRSSDSPSREPTVDNGPTLSSSSPTVRISFFTFLFATVLVTIFH, from the exons ATGCGACGTACGACGGTGCCTGGGCAGGACGTCCAGGTCAGGGTCCTGTGGACATCCTCGACGCCGCTGCTAGTGTGTCTGGTGCTTAGTGCAGTGTTCGTAACCGGTTCGCAGGCCAATGG CCACTATTCGATCGTCGGAGCAAAGCTGCTGCGGCCCAACTCGGAGTATCATGTGGCGGTAACGAATCAGGATGTGAGCGAACCGATCCGCTTCAGCCTCGCCATTACGGACGCTAGCAACGTGATCGAAAAGCAGGAGATAACGCTTAACACCGGTGAAACGAGGCTGGTACCGTTTGTG ATTGGTGATATCCCGGAGTCGTCCTACAAACTGGTGGCCGAAGGGTTATCAGGCCTAACCTTCAAGAACGAGACCGACCTGGAGTATCAGCAGAAGAGCTTCTCGGTGTTTGTGCAAACGGACAAATCCATCTACAAGCCGGGCGATACGGTGCGGTTCCGTGTGTTGGTACTGGACCCAAACACCAAACCGCTCCCGAAAGCGGACAGCATCAACGTGCACATTAACGATGCAAAGGCGAACCGGATCAAGCAGTGGAAGGAAGGGAAGCTGGTGAAGGGTGTGTTCGAATCGGAACTGACCCTATCGACCGCACCGGTACTGGGCGCTTGGACCATCAACGTGGAGGTGCTGGGAACG AAACACAACAAAGTGTTCGAGGTGGATGAGTACGTGCTGCCGAAATTTGAAGTTACGGTCGAATCGCCCGGCATAACGACGTTCAAGGATGGTAAGGTGAAGGCAATCATCCGCTCGAAGTACACGTACGGTAAACCGGTAAAGGGCGAGGCAACCGTTTCGGCTAGCCCCGAGTTCCAGTTCCACTACGTACAACCGTTCGCTAAGGATGTAATCACCCGCAAGGTGGTACCGATCGATGGCAAGGGTTCGGTAGAGTTCGATCTACGCGAGGAACTCCGGCTGGAGGGCGATTACACGCGTAACATCGTTATTGAAGCCGTCGTGGAGGAGGAACTGACCGGGCGGAAGCAAAATGCATCGGCCAAGGTGATGATCTACGATCGGCGGTACAAGATGGAGTTGATAAAGTCGGACGACAACTTCAAACCGGGCCTACCGTACACCGCCTGGCTGAAGGTGACGTATCAGGACGGTGCACCGGTACAGGATCAAACCAATCCGGTCGAGGTGAAGCAATCCACGTACGAGAGTACGCAGTTCCTGCGGAACTACACGCTGGATCAGAACGGTATGGCGAAGCTGGAGATCAACACCGACGTGAACAGCACGTACATCAACGTGGTCGGTGTGTATCTGGGCCAGGAGTTCTATCTGAGCGGTATTTCGAAGGCCGATTCCGATGTGGACTCGTACATTCGGGCGCGAGTACTGACGGAGATGCCACTGGTCGGGAGCGATGTTGTGGTGGAAGTTTCTGCCACTGCGCCGATGAAGTTCTTCACCTACCAGCTGCTGGGCCGTGGAGATGTGCTGCTCAGTAATACGGTGGCAGTTCCGGAGAGTAAGACTCACAAGTTCAAGTTCCCGGCTACGTTCGCGATGGTACCGAGGGCCAAGCTGGTTGTGTTCTATATCGCTCCCAATGGGGATATGGTGAGCGACAGTAAGGTGATCACGTTCGATAGTGAGCTGCAGAACTTT ATGAAGGTAAGCCTTTCCAAGGACCAGACAAagccgggccaggacgtggaAATTAGCATCAGCACCAATCCCGACTCGTACGTCGGATTGCTGGGTGTCGATCAGAGTGTACTGTTGCTGAAGAGTGGCAACGACATCACGAAGGAGCAGGTGTTTAGTGAGCTGGAGAAGTACGAGGAGCGTTCCTACGGATACTATCGCAGGAAGAAGCGTTTCGCGTGGAACCCGCACATCGAGCATCAAGATTTCAAT ACTGTCGGTGCATTCGTGCTATCCAACGCCAATGATCCTCCTC CATTGATTTCCCCAGAGATTGCGTTTCCGGAAGCGGTTGCGTTTGCCTCTCCTTCCCTGGGCACCAGCTCGGCCCTTCCCATAGCTGATGGTCCCACCGTAAGGAAAGATTTTCCGGAATCGTGGATTTGGTATAGCGCGGCCGAGGAAGG CTTCAGCGGAGAGAAGACGCTCCAGAAGAAGGTGCCCGATACGATCACGTCGTGGATCATTACCGGCTTTTCGGTGAACCCGGTGTACGGGCTGGGTCTTACGCAGCAACCACGCAAGCTGAAGGTGTTCCTGCCCTTCTTCGTGTCCACCAACCTGCCGTACTCGGTGAAGCGTGGTGAGGTGGTAGCCATCCCGATCGTGGTGTTTAACTACATGGAGGATGATCAGACGGCGGAAGTTGTGCTGCACAACGACGAGCAGGAGTTTGAGTTTGCCGATGTCGAGAATGAAGTCGTCGAGTCGTCCA AGGTGGAACTGTTCCGTCAGAAGCGGCTGGACATTGCCTCGAACACGGGCAAATCGGTTTCGTTCATGGTGAAGCCCAAGAAGCTGGGACACATCACGATCAAGGTGACGGCTAAAACGAAGATTGCCGGTGATGCCGTCGAGCGGCAGTTACTGGTAGAACCGGAAGGACTGCCTCAATTCATCAACAAAGCGGCTTTTATTGATTTGCGCGCCGTTCCGGAGGCTACGAAGACGTTCGAGGTAGAAATCCCGAAGAACGCTGTCCCCGACTCGACCCGCATCGAGGTGGCAGTGATTGGTGATGTGATGGGATCGACTATTCAGAACCTTGACTCGCTTATCCGAATGCCGTACGGGTGTGGTGAGCAGAACATGCTTAACTTTGTGCCAAACATTGTCGTGTTGGATTACCTGAAGGCTACCAACAAGCTGACCGCAAACATTGAGGCTAAGGCGAAGAAGTTCATGGAGGCGGGCTATCAGCGTGAGCTGAGCTACAAGCATCAGGATGGATCGTTCAGCGCATTCGGTGAGAGCGATAAGAGCGGTAGCACTTGGTTGACAGCTTTCGTGGCACGCTCGTTCAAGCAGGCGGCCAACCATATTACGATCGATGAGAAGGTGATTGACAAATCGCTCGAGTGGCTGAGCGATCATCAGGCCCCGAACGGTAGCTTCCCGGAGGTGGGCGTTGTGTCGCACAAGGATATGCAGGGAGGGTCCGGTTCGGGCGTGGCACTGACGGCCTACACGCTTATCGCGTTCCTGGAGAACATTAATCTGGTGGACAAGTACAAGAACACGATCAACAAGGCGATCGACTATGTGTACCGCAACACGGAATCGCTGGACGATACGTACGCGCTGGCGTTGGCAGCGTACGCGCTGCAGCTGGCCGACCACTCGTCGAAGCAGTTGATTCTGAGCAAGCTGGACGCGAAGGCGACCACCGACAGTGATTCGAAGTGGTGGCACAAACCGATCCCGGAGGTAGAACAGAAGAACCCATGGTACAGTAGGCCCAACTCGGTGAACGTGGAGATGTCTGCGTACGGGCTGCTGGCGTTCCTGGAGGCCGGTCTCGACACGGATGCGCTGCCGATTATGAAGTGGCTGATTGGGCAGCGTAACGATAAGGGCGGATTCCAGTCCACGCAGGACACGGTGGTGGGTTTGCAGGCGCTGGCAAAGCTGGCAGCAAAGATCACCTCGCCCAACAATGACGTGGCGATCGTGGCGAAGATTAACGAGAACCAGGAAAAGCGTATGTCGGTGAACGCTGAGAATGGGATGATCTTGCAGAAGTTTGAGCTACCGTCGGCGGCACGCAACATCGAGATTAAGGCAACGGGCAGCGGGTTCGCCGTTGTTCAGCTGTCGTACAAGTACAACATGAACGTGACGGGCGAATGGCCCCGGTTTGTGCTCGATCCGCAGGTGAATGCCAACACCAACCCGGACCATCTGCATCTGTCGGTGTGCGCCAGCTTCGTGCCGTCCGCCGGTCAGAACGTTTCCAATATGGCCGTCATGGAGGTGGGCTTCCCGAGCGGTTTTACGGCCGATTCGGATACGCTACCGTCGCTGGAAAATATGCCATTCATTAAG AAAGTGGAAACTAAGGATGGCGACACAACGGTTGTGCTGTACTTCGACAGCTTGGATCAGCGCGAGCTCTGCCCAACGATCTCCGCCTTCCGCACGCACAAGGTCGCCAAACAGAAGCCTGCACCGGTTGTGATCTACGATTACTACGATAACT CTCGCATCGCGCGTCAATTCTACGAAGGACCGAAGGCTTCCCTGTGTGACATCTGCGAGAATGAAGACTGCAGCGAGGCGTGCAGCATCAAGTCGCAGAAGCAGCGATCATCGGACAGTCCCAGCCGTGAGCCTACCGTCGACAATGGTCCGACGCTAAGCAGCAGTAGTCCTACTGTGCGCATCAGTTTCTTCACGTTCCTGTTCGCCACGGTGCTGGTGACCATCTTTCATTAG
- the LOC118514687 gene encoding CD109 antigen-like isoform X1 produces the protein MRRTTVPGQDVQVRVLWTSSTPLLVCLVLSAVFVTGSQANGHYSIVGAKLLRPNSEYHVAVTNQDVSEPIRFSLAITDASNVIEKQEITLNTGETRLVPFVIGDIPESSYKLVAEGLSGLTFKNETDLEYQQKSFSVFVQTDKSIYKPGDTVRFRVLVLDPNTKPLPKADSINVHINDAKANRIKQWKEGKLVKGVFESELTLSTAPVLGAWTINVEVLGTKHNKVFEVDEYVLPKFEVTVESPGITTFKDGKVKAIIRSKYTYGKPVKGEATVSASPEFQFHYVQPFAKDVITRKVVPIDGKGSVEFDLREELRLEGDYTRNIVIEAVVEEELTGRKQNASAKVMIYDRRYKMELIKSDDNFKPGLPYTAWLKVTYQDGAPVQDQTNPVEVKQSTYESTQFLRNYTLDQNGMAKLEINTDVNSTYINVVGVYLGQEFYLSGISKADSDVDSYIRARVLTEMPLVGSDVVVEVSATAPMKFFTYQLLGRGDVLLSNTVAVPESKTHKFKFPATFAMVPRAKLVVFYIAPNGDMVSDSKVITFDSELQNFMKVSLSKDQTKPGQDVEISISTNPDSYVGLLGVDQSVLLLKSGNDITKEQVFSELEKYEERSYGYYRRKKRFAWNPHIEHQDFNTVGAFVLSNANDPPPNNTLPEVPIYKFHRAPNGTVLYTTIEKPRSMQNQRQVLKTNTRPPLAGPFAFSRIPRPHRDIPRIFLSQEIQNTWLFDNTYSGFSGEKTLQKKVPDTITSWIITGFSVNPVYGLGLTQQPRKLKVFLPFFVSTNLPYSVKRGEVVAIPIVVFNYMEDDQTAEVVLHNDEQEFEFADVENEVVESSKVELFRQKRLDIASNTGKSVSFMVKPKKLGHITIKVTAKTKIAGDAVERQLLVEPEGLPQFINKAAFIDLRAVPEATKTFEVEIPKNAVPDSTRIEVAVIGDVMGSTIQNLDSLIRMPYGCGEQNMLNFVPNIVVLDYLKATNKLTANIEAKAKKFMEAGYQRELSYKHQDGSFSAFGESDKSGSTWLTAFVARSFKQAANHITIDEKVIDKSLEWLSDHQAPNGSFPEVGVVSHKDMQGGSGSGVALTAYTLIAFLENINLVDKYKNTINKAIDYVYRNTESLDDTYALALAAYALQLADHSSKQLILSKLDAKATTDSDSKWWHKPIPEVEQKNPWYSRPNSVNVEMSAYGLLAFLEAGLDTDALPIMKWLIGQRNDKGGFQSTQDTVVGLQALAKLAAKITSPNNDVAIVAKINENQEKRMSVNAENGMILQKFELPSAARNIEIKATGSGFAVVQLSYKYNMNVTGEWPRFVLDPQVNANTNPDHLHLSVCASFVPSAGQNVSNMAVMEVGFPSGFTADSDTLPSLENMPFIKKVETKDGDTTVVLYFDSLDQRELCPTISAFRTHKVAKQKPAPVVIYDYYDNSRIARQFYEGPKASLCDICENEDCSEACSIKSQKQRSSDSPSREPTVDNGPTLSSSSPTVRISFFTFLFATVLVTIFH, from the exons ATGCGACGTACGACGGTGCCTGGGCAGGACGTCCAGGTCAGGGTCCTGTGGACATCCTCGACGCCGCTGCTAGTGTGTCTGGTGCTTAGTGCAGTGTTCGTAACCGGTTCGCAGGCCAATGG CCACTATTCGATCGTCGGAGCAAAGCTGCTGCGGCCCAACTCGGAGTATCATGTGGCGGTAACGAATCAGGATGTGAGCGAACCGATCCGCTTCAGCCTCGCCATTACGGACGCTAGCAACGTGATCGAAAAGCAGGAGATAACGCTTAACACCGGTGAAACGAGGCTGGTACCGTTTGTG ATTGGTGATATCCCGGAGTCGTCCTACAAACTGGTGGCCGAAGGGTTATCAGGCCTAACCTTCAAGAACGAGACCGACCTGGAGTATCAGCAGAAGAGCTTCTCGGTGTTTGTGCAAACGGACAAATCCATCTACAAGCCGGGCGATACGGTGCGGTTCCGTGTGTTGGTACTGGACCCAAACACCAAACCGCTCCCGAAAGCGGACAGCATCAACGTGCACATTAACGATGCAAAGGCGAACCGGATCAAGCAGTGGAAGGAAGGGAAGCTGGTGAAGGGTGTGTTCGAATCGGAACTGACCCTATCGACCGCACCGGTACTGGGCGCTTGGACCATCAACGTGGAGGTGCTGGGAACG AAACACAACAAAGTGTTCGAGGTGGATGAGTACGTGCTGCCGAAATTTGAAGTTACGGTCGAATCGCCCGGCATAACGACGTTCAAGGATGGTAAGGTGAAGGCAATCATCCGCTCGAAGTACACGTACGGTAAACCGGTAAAGGGCGAGGCAACCGTTTCGGCTAGCCCCGAGTTCCAGTTCCACTACGTACAACCGTTCGCTAAGGATGTAATCACCCGCAAGGTGGTACCGATCGATGGCAAGGGTTCGGTAGAGTTCGATCTACGCGAGGAACTCCGGCTGGAGGGCGATTACACGCGTAACATCGTTATTGAAGCCGTCGTGGAGGAGGAACTGACCGGGCGGAAGCAAAATGCATCGGCCAAGGTGATGATCTACGATCGGCGGTACAAGATGGAGTTGATAAAGTCGGACGACAACTTCAAACCGGGCCTACCGTACACCGCCTGGCTGAAGGTGACGTATCAGGACGGTGCACCGGTACAGGATCAAACCAATCCGGTCGAGGTGAAGCAATCCACGTACGAGAGTACGCAGTTCCTGCGGAACTACACGCTGGATCAGAACGGTATGGCGAAGCTGGAGATCAACACCGACGTGAACAGCACGTACATCAACGTGGTCGGTGTGTATCTGGGCCAGGAGTTCTATCTGAGCGGTATTTCGAAGGCCGATTCCGATGTGGACTCGTACATTCGGGCGCGAGTACTGACGGAGATGCCACTGGTCGGGAGCGATGTTGTGGTGGAAGTTTCTGCCACTGCGCCGATGAAGTTCTTCACCTACCAGCTGCTGGGCCGTGGAGATGTGCTGCTCAGTAATACGGTGGCAGTTCCGGAGAGTAAGACTCACAAGTTCAAGTTCCCGGCTACGTTCGCGATGGTACCGAGGGCCAAGCTGGTTGTGTTCTATATCGCTCCCAATGGGGATATGGTGAGCGACAGTAAGGTGATCACGTTCGATAGTGAGCTGCAGAACTTT ATGAAGGTAAGCCTTTCCAAGGACCAGACAAagccgggccaggacgtggaAATTAGCATCAGCACCAATCCCGACTCGTACGTCGGATTGCTGGGTGTCGATCAGAGTGTACTGTTGCTGAAGAGTGGCAACGACATCACGAAGGAGCAGGTGTTTAGTGAGCTGGAGAAGTACGAGGAGCGTTCCTACGGATACTATCGCAGGAAGAAGCGTTTCGCGTGGAACCCGCACATCGAGCATCAAGATTTCAAT ACTGTCGGTGCATTCGTGCTATCCAACGCCAATGATCCTCCTC CAAATAACACATTGCCCGAGGTACCGATCTATAAGTTTCACCGTGCCCCGAATGGTACCGTGCTGTACACGACGATCGAAAAGCCACGATCGATGCAGAACCAGCGCCAGGTGCTGAAAACGAATACGCGACCACCGTTGGCCGGTCCGTTCGCGTTCAGTCGCATACCGCGACCGCACCGTGACATACCGCGCATATTCCTGTCGCAGGAAATTCAAAACACTTGGCTTTTTGACAATACCTACTCCGG CTTCAGCGGAGAGAAGACGCTCCAGAAGAAGGTGCCCGATACGATCACGTCGTGGATCATTACCGGCTTTTCGGTGAACCCGGTGTACGGGCTGGGTCTTACGCAGCAACCACGCAAGCTGAAGGTGTTCCTGCCCTTCTTCGTGTCCACCAACCTGCCGTACTCGGTGAAGCGTGGTGAGGTGGTAGCCATCCCGATCGTGGTGTTTAACTACATGGAGGATGATCAGACGGCGGAAGTTGTGCTGCACAACGACGAGCAGGAGTTTGAGTTTGCCGATGTCGAGAATGAAGTCGTCGAGTCGTCCA AGGTGGAACTGTTCCGTCAGAAGCGGCTGGACATTGCCTCGAACACGGGCAAATCGGTTTCGTTCATGGTGAAGCCCAAGAAGCTGGGACACATCACGATCAAGGTGACGGCTAAAACGAAGATTGCCGGTGATGCCGTCGAGCGGCAGTTACTGGTAGAACCGGAAGGACTGCCTCAATTCATCAACAAAGCGGCTTTTATTGATTTGCGCGCCGTTCCGGAGGCTACGAAGACGTTCGAGGTAGAAATCCCGAAGAACGCTGTCCCCGACTCGACCCGCATCGAGGTGGCAGTGATTGGTGATGTGATGGGATCGACTATTCAGAACCTTGACTCGCTTATCCGAATGCCGTACGGGTGTGGTGAGCAGAACATGCTTAACTTTGTGCCAAACATTGTCGTGTTGGATTACCTGAAGGCTACCAACAAGCTGACCGCAAACATTGAGGCTAAGGCGAAGAAGTTCATGGAGGCGGGCTATCAGCGTGAGCTGAGCTACAAGCATCAGGATGGATCGTTCAGCGCATTCGGTGAGAGCGATAAGAGCGGTAGCACTTGGTTGACAGCTTTCGTGGCACGCTCGTTCAAGCAGGCGGCCAACCATATTACGATCGATGAGAAGGTGATTGACAAATCGCTCGAGTGGCTGAGCGATCATCAGGCCCCGAACGGTAGCTTCCCGGAGGTGGGCGTTGTGTCGCACAAGGATATGCAGGGAGGGTCCGGTTCGGGCGTGGCACTGACGGCCTACACGCTTATCGCGTTCCTGGAGAACATTAATCTGGTGGACAAGTACAAGAACACGATCAACAAGGCGATCGACTATGTGTACCGCAACACGGAATCGCTGGACGATACGTACGCGCTGGCGTTGGCAGCGTACGCGCTGCAGCTGGCCGACCACTCGTCGAAGCAGTTGATTCTGAGCAAGCTGGACGCGAAGGCGACCACCGACAGTGATTCGAAGTGGTGGCACAAACCGATCCCGGAGGTAGAACAGAAGAACCCATGGTACAGTAGGCCCAACTCGGTGAACGTGGAGATGTCTGCGTACGGGCTGCTGGCGTTCCTGGAGGCCGGTCTCGACACGGATGCGCTGCCGATTATGAAGTGGCTGATTGGGCAGCGTAACGATAAGGGCGGATTCCAGTCCACGCAGGACACGGTGGTGGGTTTGCAGGCGCTGGCAAAGCTGGCAGCAAAGATCACCTCGCCCAACAATGACGTGGCGATCGTGGCGAAGATTAACGAGAACCAGGAAAAGCGTATGTCGGTGAACGCTGAGAATGGGATGATCTTGCAGAAGTTTGAGCTACCGTCGGCGGCACGCAACATCGAGATTAAGGCAACGGGCAGCGGGTTCGCCGTTGTTCAGCTGTCGTACAAGTACAACATGAACGTGACGGGCGAATGGCCCCGGTTTGTGCTCGATCCGCAGGTGAATGCCAACACCAACCCGGACCATCTGCATCTGTCGGTGTGCGCCAGCTTCGTGCCGTCCGCCGGTCAGAACGTTTCCAATATGGCCGTCATGGAGGTGGGCTTCCCGAGCGGTTTTACGGCCGATTCGGATACGCTACCGTCGCTGGAAAATATGCCATTCATTAAG AAAGTGGAAACTAAGGATGGCGACACAACGGTTGTGCTGTACTTCGACAGCTTGGATCAGCGCGAGCTCTGCCCAACGATCTCCGCCTTCCGCACGCACAAGGTCGCCAAACAGAAGCCTGCACCGGTTGTGATCTACGATTACTACGATAACT CTCGCATCGCGCGTCAATTCTACGAAGGACCGAAGGCTTCCCTGTGTGACATCTGCGAGAATGAAGACTGCAGCGAGGCGTGCAGCATCAAGTCGCAGAAGCAGCGATCATCGGACAGTCCCAGCCGTGAGCCTACCGTCGACAATGGTCCGACGCTAAGCAGCAGTAGTCCTACTGTGCGCATCAGTTTCTTCACGTTCCTGTTCGCCACGGTGCTGGTGACCATCTTTCATTAG